The nucleotide sequence TCCGACGTCGACGACAGCAGAATCTTGGCCTTGGTCCGTTTTGCCAGGCCCAGCATGTTGATGGAGCCGACCACGGACGTCTTGGTGGTCTGCACGGGGTCACGCTGGTAGAACACCGGTGATGCCGGACAGGCCAGGTGGTAGATCTCGTCGACCTCGACGTACAGGGGGAAGGTCACGTCGTGCCGGACGATCTCCAGCCGCGGGTCGTGCAGCACGTCGGCCAGGTTGGCCCTGGACCCGGAGTAGAAGTTGTCGACGACCAGCACCTCGTGACCCTCGTCGAGGAGTCGCCGGACCAGGTGGGAGCCGATGAACCCGGCACCTCCGGTGACCAGAATCCTTGTCTCGGACATGTATGCGCCCTTCGGGTGGTGTCTGACGATAGGTGTGTCCACGAAGACCCTAGCGCGATCGACCGGCGCGACCCGTGCGGCGTACCGGGCGCGGACGGCTCCGATCACCCGTCTGCCCGAATGGCGGTGAACCGATCACCGACGCCGGATTGGCTATGCTGCTGCCGTGAAACTCTCCATCCTGATGCCTGTCTACAACGAGGTGAAGACGCTGGAATCCGCGGTCAAGCGGGTGCTGGCCGTCAACTACCCGGTCGACATCGAACTCGTCATCATCGACGACGGCAGCAAGGACGGGACACGGGAGCTCTACTCGCAGTGGAAGAACGAGTCGCGGGTCCTGATCCACGAGAAGGCCACCAACGGCGGCAAGGGATCCGCGATCAAGAAGGGGGCCGAACTGGCCACCGGCGACTACGTGATCATGTGCGACGCCGACCTGGAGTACGCGCCCGAAGAAATCCCGTCGCTGCTCTCCCCGATCCTGAACGGCGAGTCGACCGTCGTCTACGGCACCAGGACCTTCGGCAGCCATAATGCGTACTCCTACCTGTACGTCCTGGGCAACCGGGGTGTGACGACGACTGCCAATATCCTGTTCAACTGCTACATCAGTGACCTGGAGACGTGCTTCAAGCTGATGCCGCTGGAGTTGTACCGCAAGCTCGACGTCAAGTCGGCCGGCTTCGGGATGGAGGCCGAGATCACGGGCAAACTGCTGCGCTCAGGGGTGCGCCCCTACGAGGTGCCGATCAGCTACAAGGCCCGCAGCCGCGAGGAGGGCAAGAAGCTGACCTGGAAGGACGGCGTCGAGGCCATCTGGATCCTGGCGAAGGAGCGGTTCCGCACACCGATCCGTTGAGATGAGCGCCACTGGATGGAGTCGCCTCCGGCCCCGACGTGAACTCCGTGTGGATCTGGCGCTCTCCGGCCTCCTGGGCCTGGCCACCTTTGCCGTGCACGACGTCGGGTACATGTTCTCGCTGCCGTTCTGGGTGGACGAGGCATGGGTCGCCATCTCCACGAAGCTGCCGCTGGGCCAGCTCACCAGGGTGACCGCCAGCACGCCGATCGGCTGGACGTTCCTGCTCCGGCTGGTGGTGATCGGGGGTGACCAGCGGCTGCGCATCGTCCCGCTGCTGTTCGCAGCCCTCACCGTCGTCGCGGCCTACGGGTACGTGCGCAGCCTGCCCTGGCCGGGCCGTGGGGCGGCCAGGTCGGCCGCGGTCATCGCCGGGCTGGTGGCCCTGCTGATCCCGTCGGCCCTCGCACGTGGCGACCTGAAGCAGTACACCGCCGATGCCTTCGTCACGCTGATGATCCTGTGGATGGTGTCCAGGGCCGAGTCGGGCGGGCCCGGGTCGAACAGCGGTCGGTTCCGCCCGGCGCGGCGGCTGCTGCAACTGGCGGCCGTGGTCGTCGTCGGGTTCGGGTTCAGTGCCGTCAGCCTGTTCGTCGGCGTCGCCGCCTTCGCCGGGCTCCTGCTGTCGGCGATCGGCGGCCGGCGGTGGAAGGACGCCCGTGACGCCGCCGTCGTCGGCGCCGCCACCGGTGCGTGTCTCCTGGTCGTCTTCCTGATCTTCTACCGTCCCGGCATCGTGCCGGGGCTGCACGACTACTGGGCTCATTACTACCTCCCGCTCTCGCAGGGCTGGAGCGAGAGTTGGCGCTTCCTGCAGACCGGCCTGCAGAGCCTGGCCGGCTACCTCGGCATGGGCCCGTTGCTCGTTCCAGGGCTGTTGTTCGTCGCCGGAATCATCACCCTGGTGCGGATGCGCAGGGCGGCCCTGGCGATCGCCGCGCCCGCACTCCTGCTGGAGATGGTGTCGCTCAGTGCGGCCAGGCAGTACCCGTTGTTCGACCTGCGGACCTCACATTTCCTGACGACCGCGCTGGCGGTGACCGCGGCCATCGGGTTCGGCGGCCTGTGCGTGGTGCTCGCCAGAATCCATCCGACCGTGCCGGCGGTGGCGGCCGTCGTCGTGCTGGCCCTGTTCCTCCAGCACGTCAGCGGTGGGCTCAGGGCGCACAACATCAACGGTCCCGCGACGTCGGTGGAGGATCTCCGGACCCCGGCGGACTACCTGGCCACCCATCGCCGGACGACCGACGTCGTCGTGCTGAACGCGCTCAGCAGCTGGGGTTTTGCCTACTACTGGCGTCAGGATCCACCGCAGGTCGAGCCGGTGAGCTCCAACCTGCAGCGGTTCGTGGTGATCTTCCCCAGTCGGCCGGAGATCCTGGTGGCGACCGATCGGACCCCGGCCGCGGTGGCCGAGGTGATGGCCAGGGCGTCGGCCGCCGCAGCCCGGATCGGACCGTCGGCGCGGATCTGGTTCGTCCACCAGCACACCATCCAGGCCGAGCTCGACGACTACCGCTCGGCGGCGATCGGTCTGCACCTGCGGGACCAGTCCGTCATCGCCGGGTCACTGGAGCTCTGGACCCCGGCGGGTTGAGCGGCCTCACCAGTGCTTGCTCTTCTTCAGGAAAGCCTTCAGCTCGGCGAAGGTGCCGTCGTCCTCGCCGTACTGCACGACGGTCCGCGCGGTGTCCATCCATCCGGACGTCGAGGGCCTGACCTGCGTCAGGGCATGCTGCAGGTCGGCCATCCCGATCATCCGGACGTTGCCGGAACGAACACCCTCCATCATCGCCCGTTCGGTGGCGAGCTCGCAGACGTAGGTGATGTCGGCGCCGGACAACCCGTCGGAGCCGGCCGCGAGCCGGCGCAGATCCACTCCTTCCACCGGGCGCTGGGCCAGGTTGGAGCGGAAGATCGCCTCGCGGGCGGCGGCGTCCGGCGGCAGCACCAGGATGGTGCGGTCCAACCGGCCGGGTCGGCGCATCGCCGGGTCGATGTCCCAGGGCTGATTGGTGGCGGCCAGCACGTAGACGCCCTCGTTGTCCGCACCGATCCCATCGAGCTCGGTCAGCAGCTGGTTGACCACGC is from Nakamurella sp. PAMC28650 and encodes:
- a CDS encoding glycosyltransferase family 2 protein, whose amino-acid sequence is MKLSILMPVYNEVKTLESAVKRVLAVNYPVDIELVIIDDGSKDGTRELYSQWKNESRVLIHEKATNGGKGSAIKKGAELATGDYVIMCDADLEYAPEEIPSLLSPILNGESTVVYGTRTFGSHNAYSYLYVLGNRGVTTTANILFNCYISDLETCFKLMPLELYRKLDVKSAGFGMEAEITGKLLRSGVRPYEVPISYKARSREEGKKLTWKDGVEAIWILAKERFRTPIR